In Alteromonas sp. V450, the following proteins share a genomic window:
- a CDS encoding TetR/AcrR family transcriptional regulator — protein MKLKTKEKLLSTATVLFSKNGFYGTSINDVAAEVSVSKQGLLHHFPSKEKLYAAVIAQAAHHLVDLVEEIKTESDNAQNQLFALFKRMVCADEERLRVIILLMRELLDNRERAEQAHKWFLRPFLDDVVAIVTNGQQHGYFKGKAPLAFVYHLLGATQYYVVSRPTLDKLYTQEERKLHEQQHMEMLKGIIFDA, from the coding sequence GTGAAATTAAAAACGAAAGAGAAGTTATTAAGTACTGCCACAGTTCTTTTTTCAAAAAATGGTTTTTATGGCACAAGTATTAACGATGTTGCCGCGGAGGTTAGCGTTAGCAAACAAGGCCTGCTGCACCATTTCCCATCAAAAGAAAAACTTTATGCAGCCGTAATAGCGCAGGCGGCGCATCATCTCGTCGATCTGGTAGAGGAAATAAAAACTGAATCAGATAATGCGCAAAATCAACTCTTCGCACTATTTAAAAGGATGGTATGTGCTGATGAAGAACGGTTGAGAGTAATTATCTTGCTTATGCGTGAGTTACTTGATAATCGCGAACGTGCTGAACAGGCACATAAGTGGTTTCTACGCCCATTTCTTGATGATGTTGTGGCTATTGTAACGAACGGGCAGCAACACGGGTATTTTAAAGGGAAGGCTCCACTTGCTTTCGTATATCACTTGTTGGGCGCAACGCAGTACTATGTGGTTTCCCGTCCCACGCTAGACAAGCTTTACACGCAGGAAGAACGAAAGCTACACGAACAGCAGCACATGGAGATGTTGAAGGGGATTATTTTTGATGCATAA
- a CDS encoding AMP-binding protein, with protein MMNDVLPLSALRHNFKHLAVKPAFYQPDGARQRIWTWEEVEKAVRSLIGGLHDLGLGKGDAVAIYGKNSAEWIIADWAVMLAGMVSIPIYPTANEETLAFIIERTKCKAVFIGKLDDHQVGQRVFSSSLAQIVLPCDSIDGPIAWKDWMAQKSFTGEFFKGAADSVISIMYTSGSTGTPKGVELTQSAYASACGDTARWLNVNQSDRLFSYLPLAHIAERVVTEGMMIYAPGAVTYFSESLETFIDDLKAAKPTVFFSVPRLWAKFLASIYHTVPKKKLSSLLNDPSVNQSIKRKVKCSLGFEETRVWVSAAAPIAREIIEEFEALDIYISEAWGMTEVTGAGCINYPFKSSMIGTIGKPFTDAQVRLSQDNEIQVKGRNVFERYHLNPEVTAESFTDDGWFKTKDRGEWDEQGALKIVGRLKDEFKTTTGKYIIPSPIEAMMCNHDIIELACVMGSNRPQPFAAVVLSDTASLLDKDAIKRELERFLQNMNESLENHQKLSHILVASEPWTIENNMLTPTMKIRRFEIEARYKEAASALNDQQKVLWCE; from the coding sequence ATGATGAATGATGTACTCCCATTAAGTGCGCTAAGACACAACTTTAAACATCTTGCTGTGAAGCCGGCATTTTACCAACCTGATGGCGCAAGGCAGCGCATATGGACCTGGGAGGAGGTAGAAAAAGCGGTGCGATCGTTAATAGGTGGTTTGCATGATTTAGGACTGGGTAAAGGCGATGCTGTGGCAATTTATGGCAAAAACAGCGCCGAATGGATAATTGCTGACTGGGCGGTAATGCTGGCTGGTATGGTTTCGATCCCCATTTACCCGACGGCAAATGAAGAAACGCTGGCTTTTATTATTGAGCGTACAAAATGCAAGGCTGTATTCATTGGAAAACTTGACGATCACCAAGTAGGTCAGCGGGTATTTTCTTCTTCACTTGCACAGATAGTGCTTCCTTGTGATTCAATTGACGGCCCAATTGCATGGAAAGATTGGATGGCTCAAAAATCGTTTACCGGTGAGTTCTTTAAAGGGGCAGCTGATAGTGTTATCAGTATCATGTACACATCAGGCTCAACTGGCACACCTAAAGGCGTCGAACTCACCCAATCTGCATATGCATCAGCATGTGGTGATACTGCAAGGTGGCTTAACGTAAATCAAAGCGATAGGCTCTTTTCCTACCTACCTCTTGCTCATATTGCCGAGCGTGTTGTTACCGAAGGTATGATGATTTATGCTCCAGGTGCAGTGACTTATTTCTCTGAATCACTTGAAACCTTCATTGATGACCTGAAAGCGGCAAAGCCAACTGTTTTTTTCTCAGTTCCTCGCCTATGGGCCAAGTTCCTTGCTTCAATTTATCACACTGTACCCAAGAAAAAACTGTCATCACTGTTGAACGACCCTTCTGTAAATCAAAGTATTAAACGAAAAGTAAAATGTAGTTTAGGTTTCGAAGAAACAAGAGTTTGGGTATCGGCTGCCGCGCCAATCGCGAGAGAAATTATTGAGGAGTTTGAAGCCCTTGATATCTACATTTCTGAAGCCTGGGGCATGACTGAGGTAACGGGGGCAGGATGTATTAACTATCCGTTTAAATCGTCGATGATAGGTACAATAGGCAAGCCCTTTACTGATGCTCAGGTTCGTCTCTCACAAGATAATGAGATTCAGGTGAAGGGGCGCAATGTTTTTGAACGTTACCATTTAAATCCAGAGGTAACCGCTGAAAGTTTCACCGACGACGGCTGGTTTAAAACCAAAGATAGAGGTGAGTGGGATGAGCAGGGCGCTCTTAAAATCGTAGGGCGATTAAAAGACGAATTCAAAACGACAACGGGAAAGTACATCATTCCTTCTCCTATCGAGGCAATGATGTGCAATCACGACATTATAGAGCTTGCGTGTGTGATGGGAAGCAACAGGCCTCAACCTTTCGCTGCAGTTGTACTTAGCGACACTGCATCATTATTAGATAAAGATGCTATAAAACGAGAGCTTGAGCGGTTTCTTCAAAATATGAATGAAAGCTTGGAAAACCATCAAAAGCTAAGCCATATTCTTGTGGCAAGTGAACCATGGACTATTGAAAATAATATGCTTACGCCGACGATGAAAATTAGGCGCTTTGAAATTGAAGCAAGATATAAAGAAGCTGCGTCAGCACTTAATGATCAACAAAAAGTGTTGTGGTGTGAATAA
- a CDS encoding efflux RND transporter permease subunit: MVEYFFRQKVISWMVAIILGVGGIVTFLGLGQLEFPEFTIRNALVITQYPGATPEQVEEEVTLQLEKAIQRIPNVKRVSSVNMLGLSQITVELKSSVQAKDLEQYWDNLRRKVGDAQASLPPGTSTSIVNDDFGDVFGLLLTLKSEDYSLKQMEDFADLMQREIQLVEGVKKVSIAGTVSEQIIVSLDHDKMKTLNVSAQSIAGLLTAQNVVGNAGSIKVQGKRLSIQPTGEFDNLEALGQVVIGSPASGLIRLTDIATIERKLNDTPSILYHSSGIPALSIGVSFASAVNVVDVGKRLDSKIAELEQRMPLGMSLNTVYNQPTVVDDSVTGFLINLVEAVAIVIFVLLLFMGWRSGVLMGLILVLTILGTFILMSVKGIELQKISLGALIIALGMLVDNAIVVTEGMLIGVRKGQTKLQAAKDVVSQNGLPLLGATVIAITAFAPIGLSPDATGEFVGSLFWVLCFSLFLSWITALTITPFFFDLLFKTEKERGNSDEDDDPYKGIIFTVYKRVLTAAINHRYVTIVLVLVALVGSMASGKFVKNAFFPDSSTPLFFVDLWLPEGSDILTTEQSIRRLEDNVLGMENIANVTSVIGGGAQRLTLTYAPEDRYASYGQLIVETNTVESRDARMREIIELVREDFPNVQYKVKALQVGPSAKAAIEARIYGPDPEVLREISSDIEAIFQAERTMDSVRLSWSNKVPFVEPVFLEEQARRIGVTRDAVHTAFLLNNEGETVGLYREGSDLIPIVMRNDPNQRYDIDNLASLNVWSQEQGKYVSMADVISNVDVSLDNPIIKRRNRVRMLAVYAEPMPLSGETAASVQAKVRPLVEELKLPDGYRIEWGGEYETSTDAQSALFASMPIGILGMFIITVLLFGKLRQALAIWGVIPLTTIGIIGGLVLVGAPFTFMALLGSLSLIGMVLKNGIVLMEEINVQAKGNSDAFNAVVRASVSRVRPVSMAAITTILGMIPLFSDAFFASMAVVIVFGLTVATVLTLLILPVLHCTFHGIKSE; the protein is encoded by the coding sequence ATGGTCGAGTATTTTTTTCGTCAAAAAGTCATAAGCTGGATGGTCGCTATCATTTTGGGTGTGGGCGGCATTGTGACTTTTCTAGGCTTAGGTCAGCTAGAGTTTCCCGAATTCACTATTAGAAACGCACTGGTTATAACCCAATATCCCGGCGCAACGCCTGAACAAGTGGAAGAAGAGGTTACGCTGCAGCTTGAGAAGGCTATTCAGCGTATACCCAATGTAAAACGCGTAAGTTCGGTAAACATGCTGGGACTGTCGCAGATTACGGTTGAGCTTAAGAGCAGCGTTCAGGCTAAAGACCTAGAACAATACTGGGACAACTTGCGACGTAAAGTGGGCGATGCACAAGCATCACTGCCACCTGGCACCAGCACCTCTATTGTGAATGATGACTTTGGTGACGTATTTGGGCTGCTGCTTACTCTTAAAAGTGAAGACTATTCCCTTAAGCAAATGGAAGATTTTGCTGATTTAATGCAGCGAGAAATTCAGCTTGTTGAAGGTGTTAAGAAAGTCTCTATTGCCGGTACGGTAAGCGAACAAATTATCGTGTCTTTAGATCACGATAAAATGAAAACCCTTAATGTGTCTGCTCAATCCATTGCCGGCCTGTTAACTGCGCAAAACGTGGTAGGCAACGCAGGTTCAATTAAAGTTCAGGGCAAACGTTTATCCATTCAGCCTACTGGTGAATTTGATAACTTAGAAGCGTTAGGTCAGGTAGTGATTGGGTCACCGGCTAGCGGCCTTATTCGTTTAACGGATATTGCCACTATTGAGCGCAAACTTAACGATACCCCGTCAATTCTTTACCACAGTTCTGGCATCCCTGCTCTGTCTATTGGCGTGTCGTTCGCGTCGGCGGTCAATGTAGTTGACGTAGGTAAACGGCTTGATAGCAAAATTGCTGAGCTAGAGCAGCGCATGCCACTTGGTATGAGCCTGAATACGGTTTACAACCAGCCTACGGTGGTGGACGATTCTGTTACCGGCTTTTTGATAAACCTTGTTGAAGCCGTGGCTATCGTTATTTTCGTTCTGCTGCTTTTTATGGGCTGGCGAAGTGGCGTGCTAATGGGGCTCATTCTTGTGCTTACCATTCTCGGCACCTTTATTTTGATGTCGGTGAAAGGCATTGAGCTGCAAAAAATCTCTTTGGGTGCGCTCATTATTGCCCTTGGTATGCTAGTCGACAACGCCATCGTGGTCACCGAAGGCATGTTAATTGGCGTGAGAAAAGGGCAAACCAAGCTTCAAGCGGCAAAAGACGTAGTGTCTCAAAATGGTTTACCCCTTCTTGGCGCGACTGTGATTGCCATAACCGCTTTTGCGCCAATTGGTCTGTCGCCAGATGCCACAGGTGAATTCGTCGGCTCGCTGTTTTGGGTACTGTGCTTCTCGCTATTTTTAAGTTGGATCACCGCGCTCACCATAACGCCTTTCTTTTTCGATTTATTATTTAAAACTGAAAAAGAACGCGGCAACAGCGATGAAGACGACGACCCGTACAAAGGCATTATTTTTACCGTATACAAGCGTGTACTTACCGCTGCTATCAATCATCGCTACGTGACAATAGTTCTGGTACTTGTTGCCCTGGTAGGCAGCATGGCGTCAGGTAAGTTTGTAAAAAACGCATTTTTCCCAGATTCATCCACACCGCTGTTTTTTGTAGATTTGTGGCTGCCGGAGGGAAGCGACATCTTAACCACTGAGCAGTCTATTCGCCGCTTAGAAGACAATGTGCTAGGCATGGAGAATATTGCCAACGTCACCAGTGTTATTGGTGGTGGTGCACAGCGCCTCACCCTTACTTATGCGCCAGAAGACAGGTATGCCAGCTATGGCCAACTTATTGTTGAAACCAACACGGTAGAGTCTCGTGATGCTCGTATGCGAGAAATTATTGAGCTGGTGCGGGAAGACTTCCCCAACGTGCAATATAAGGTTAAAGCACTGCAAGTGGGCCCTTCTGCAAAAGCGGCAATTGAAGCACGAATTTACGGGCCAGATCCTGAAGTTTTGCGAGAAATAAGCAGCGACATTGAAGCCATATTCCAAGCTGAGAGAACCATGGACAGTGTGCGGCTATCGTGGAGCAACAAAGTCCCATTTGTTGAGCCCGTGTTTCTAGAGGAACAAGCAAGACGTATCGGCGTAACGCGAGATGCCGTTCACACCGCATTTTTACTGAACAATGAAGGTGAGACTGTGGGCCTTTACCGCGAAGGTAGCGATTTAATACCTATTGTCATGCGCAACGATCCAAACCAGCGCTATGACATAGACAACCTTGCCTCACTCAATGTGTGGAGCCAAGAACAAGGAAAATACGTTAGCATGGCCGACGTTATCAGCAATGTAGATGTATCGCTTGATAACCCAATCATAAAACGCCGCAATCGAGTGCGAATGCTGGCAGTTTACGCAGAGCCCATGCCCTTGTCAGGCGAGACGGCAGCGAGCGTGCAAGCGAAAGTTCGCCCTCTTGTAGAAGAACTTAAACTGCCTGATGGCTATCGCATTGAATGGGGCGGCGAATATGAAACATCAACCGACGCGCAAAGCGCCCTCTTCGCGAGTATGCCTATTGGTATTTTAGGCATGTTTATTATTACCGTGTTGCTGTTTGGCAAGCTTCGCCAAGCGTTAGCCATATGGGGCGTAATACCGCTTACCACTATCGGCATTATCGGCGGCTTAGTACTGGTTGGTGCACCCTTTACTTTCATGGCGCTGCTTGGCAGTTTAAGCCTTATTGGGATGGTGCTTAAAAACGGCATAGTGCTTATGGAAGAGATAAACGTGCAGGCTAAAGGTAATAGTGATGCGTTTAATGCTGTAGTTAGAGCATCGGTATCTCGTGTACGTCCCGTTTCAATGGCCGCCATTACAACCATTTTGGGTATGATACCGCTGTTTTCTGACGCGTTCTTCGCATCAATGGCAGTGGTTATTGTATTTGGTCTGACCGTTGCCACGGTGCTTACACTGCTCATCTTGCCAGTGCTACACTGTACGTTCCACGGTATTAAGTCTGAGTAA
- a CDS encoding efflux RND transporter periplasmic adaptor subunit, which yields MLSEKNLFHSLALRTVVAIASLAGLSACEDAPTPPKAVSSTPVTLYKVQHSDETIAKFPGQVEAAEYSNLSFRIGGKLQELNVKAGEEVKENQLIARLDDRDAKAQLATAQSQFDVSSAMFERMEASVEKGAVSRSTFDEAKANFLAAKASLTNAQDQLSYTELRAPFAGLIASVPVENYQVIVPQQTIAELHMPGAIDVTFQLPEQKMRMIDRSRARENSTTEIAWVTFSGLPEKRYAAMYKDHESTTRQGELSYEVTITLPEPDDINILSGMSATVLLDMSKLIESDAKLWLVPFGAVVTDNAQPDKAIVWRFKPNEDDNKKGTVEAVEVMITRGISNGLLVEGPLQDDDKIVAAGAHLVKEGQAVTEWTKEGGL from the coding sequence ATGTTGTCTGAAAAAAACCTCTTTCACAGCTTAGCCCTGCGCACTGTGGTTGCTATTGCTTCACTCGCTGGATTAAGCGCCTGTGAAGACGCACCAACTCCGCCTAAAGCTGTATCATCAACACCGGTAACGCTTTATAAAGTTCAGCATTCAGACGAGACCATCGCTAAATTCCCAGGGCAAGTGGAGGCCGCCGAGTACTCAAACCTTTCGTTTCGCATTGGCGGAAAACTACAGGAACTCAACGTGAAAGCAGGTGAAGAAGTAAAAGAGAACCAGCTTATCGCGCGTCTTGACGACAGAGATGCAAAGGCACAGCTAGCCACCGCACAGTCTCAGTTTGATGTGTCTTCTGCTATGTTTGAACGGATGGAAGCATCGGTTGAAAAGGGCGCGGTTAGCCGCTCTACTTTTGATGAAGCGAAGGCCAATTTTTTAGCGGCTAAAGCTAGCCTCACCAACGCGCAGGACCAGCTAAGTTACACAGAGCTTCGCGCACCATTTGCAGGGCTTATTGCATCCGTACCTGTTGAAAACTATCAAGTTATTGTTCCTCAGCAAACCATTGCCGAGCTTCATATGCCAGGCGCTATCGACGTTACGTTTCAGTTGCCAGAGCAAAAAATGCGTATGATTGACCGATCGCGTGCCCGGGAAAATAGCACAACTGAAATAGCGTGGGTCACTTTCTCCGGCCTGCCAGAAAAACGCTATGCGGCCATGTACAAAGATCACGAAAGCACCACGCGACAAGGAGAACTTAGCTACGAAGTAACGATTACTCTTCCAGAGCCAGACGATATCAACATTCTATCAGGCATGAGCGCTACCGTATTACTCGACATGTCGAAACTTATTGAGTCTGACGCAAAGCTTTGGTTGGTTCCTTTTGGTGCGGTAGTTACTGACAATGCGCAACCGGACAAGGCCATAGTGTGGCGGTTTAAACCAAATGAAGACGACAACAAGAAAGGCACAGTCGAAGCAGTAGAAGTGATGATCACACGCGGCATTTCTAATGGCTTACTTGTAGAGGGGCCGCTACAGGACGATGATAAAATTGTGGCTGCCGGTGCACACCTTGTAAAAGAAGGCCAAGCTGTTACTGAGTGGACGAAAGAAGGAGGCCTGTAA